In Fibrobacter sp. UWH4, a single genomic region encodes these proteins:
- a CDS encoding S41 family peptidase has translation MNFNMLNFRTLFVAGLSALCLTTSPFAAKDKKDAPGDFYNEVSRLNKVLSEVNRKYVEDVDPTELSDAALNGIRNILDPHTTVFSPKDYESLKVSMEGKFGGVGITISLRDNILTVISPLSGTPAFRLGIRAGDRIRKIDGKDTKGLTLDEAVNKLRGKIGTDVTVSIEREGVPDLMDFTITRAEIIVHAVPYYGMVSKDIGYIKLATFSDKTTSDVENALRELQKQGMKKIILDMRYNPGGLLNQAIEISELFLKQGNVIVSTRGRTQKTESHARRNGIVKPDVPMVVLLNQGSASAAEIVSGALQDWDRALIIGKTSFGKGSVQTIFPLDNQGNALKLTTAFYYLPFGRCINKPENGIKGLKLLEEEYAAEEEGDEKADSTKKDTAKVDTFYTHNGRMMFGSGGITPDVEVELAPMPWVVQVQERMAMYFKFAVKIRPDLEKAGTKIDANWEVPDSLFTQFRDFCMKDTNFTKVKSNALVGVDQLEKSIIREQNYMGDSAKTVSDSTLAARLADMRSALENNRNAQFEENKQYIKDGIKRELLTAFINDSVSTAFSLKQDKQLNEAIKYLSDMNLYKKAISAPDKRAKKSTKESKKK, from the coding sequence ATGAATTTCAATATGCTGAACTTTCGCACTCTTTTTGTAGCGGGTCTTTCGGCCCTTTGCCTTACGACGAGCCCTTTCGCGGCCAAAGACAAGAAGGACGCCCCGGGTGACTTCTACAACGAAGTCTCGCGCCTGAACAAGGTGCTTTCCGAAGTCAACCGCAAGTATGTCGAAGATGTAGATCCCACCGAACTCAGCGATGCAGCCCTGAACGGCATCCGCAACATTCTGGACCCGCACACGACCGTTTTTTCCCCGAAGGACTACGAAAGCCTGAAAGTCTCGATGGAAGGAAAGTTCGGCGGCGTAGGCATTACCATCAGCCTCCGCGACAATATCCTGACCGTGATTTCACCTTTGTCCGGTACGCCGGCCTTCCGTCTCGGCATCCGCGCCGGTGACCGCATCCGCAAAATCGACGGCAAGGACACCAAGGGACTCACCCTCGACGAAGCCGTGAACAAACTCCGCGGCAAGATCGGCACCGACGTGACCGTATCTATCGAACGCGAAGGCGTCCCCGACCTGATGGACTTCACCATCACCCGTGCCGAAATCATCGTGCACGCCGTGCCCTACTACGGCATGGTCAGCAAGGACATCGGTTACATCAAGCTCGCCACCTTTAGCGACAAGACCACGAGTGACGTGGAAAACGCCCTCAGGGAACTCCAGAAACAGGGCATGAAGAAAATCATCCTCGACATGCGCTACAACCCGGGCGGACTCCTGAACCAGGCTATTGAAATCAGCGAACTGTTCCTGAAACAGGGGAACGTCATCGTAAGCACCCGCGGCCGCACCCAGAAGACCGAAAGCCACGCCCGCAGGAACGGCATTGTCAAGCCCGACGTGCCCATGGTCGTCCTTTTGAACCAGGGTTCCGCAAGTGCCGCCGAAATTGTCTCGGGCGCCCTCCAGGACTGGGACCGCGCCTTGATTATCGGCAAGACGTCCTTCGGTAAGGGTTCCGTACAGACGATCTTCCCGCTGGACAACCAGGGGAACGCCTTGAAGCTCACCACGGCCTTCTACTACCTGCCCTTCGGCCGCTGCATCAACAAGCCCGAGAACGGCATCAAGGGACTCAAGCTCCTGGAAGAAGAATACGCCGCCGAAGAAGAAGGCGACGAAAAGGCCGATTCTACGAAAAAGGATACCGCCAAGGTTGACACCTTCTACACGCACAACGGCCGCATGATGTTCGGCAGCGGTGGCATCACTCCCGACGTAGAAGTGGAACTCGCCCCGATGCCATGGGTGGTGCAGGTTCAGGAACGTATGGCCATGTACTTCAAGTTCGCTGTCAAGATTCGCCCCGACCTCGAAAAGGCCGGTACAAAAATCGATGCAAACTGGGAAGTCCCCGACAGCCTGTTCACGCAGTTCCGCGATTTCTGCATGAAGGATACGAACTTCACCAAGGTCAAGAGCAACGCCCTGGTCGGTGTGGACCAGCTCGAAAAGAGCATCATCCGCGAGCAAAATTACATGGGCGACAGCGCGAAGACCGTAAGCGATTCTACGCTTGCGGCTCGACTCGCCGACATGCGTAGCGCTCTCGAAAACAATCGCAACGCCCAGTTTGAAGAGAACAAGCAGTACATCAAGGACGGCATCAAGCGCGAACTTCTGACGGCGTTCATCAACGATTCCGTCAGTACGGCGTTCTCCCTGAAGCAGGACAAGCAGCTGAACGAGGCCATCAAGTACCTGAGCGACATGAACCTTTACAAGAAGGCCATCAGCGCCCCGGACAAGAGAGCCAAGAAAAGCACCAAGGAATCCAAGAAGAAGTAG
- a CDS encoding RNA polymerase sigma factor RpoD/SigA, whose protein sequence is MTKNTHVRDDRDVYFQYLNDISKYPLLTKEQEKVVLAKVREGSREAMDLLVKSNLRFVVNIANLYKGQGLDVNELINEGNMGLIEAARRFDHSQKIKFISYAVWWVRQNITRAIAERGRLVRISAEKELVLRRFAKKGGQMHQVVGGGLMLDPKSLEGVSKYKANDIEKILMMGNKSTSLDAPVGEDGDITLGDTIAATEFRTDELAEQHNRNKLFDKAMDNSLSEQEKEIIKLYFGFKMDSDLNLKEIAPMVGLSKERTRQLKDSALEKLRNEQLTRVLNDAA, encoded by the coding sequence ATGACAAAGAATACGCACGTTCGTGATGACAGGGATGTTTATTTCCAGTATCTGAACGATATTTCCAAATATCCGCTGCTTACCAAGGAACAAGAAAAGGTTGTACTCGCGAAAGTTCGCGAAGGCAGCCGCGAAGCCATGGACCTGCTTGTCAAAAGCAACCTCCGTTTCGTGGTGAATATCGCCAACCTTTACAAGGGTCAGGGACTTGACGTGAACGAGCTCATCAACGAAGGCAACATGGGCCTCATCGAAGCCGCTCGCCGCTTTGACCACTCCCAGAAAATCAAGTTTATCAGCTACGCCGTCTGGTGGGTTCGTCAGAACATCACCCGCGCCATCGCAGAACGCGGCCGTCTGGTGCGCATCAGCGCCGAAAAGGAACTCGTGCTCCGCCGCTTCGCCAAGAAGGGCGGCCAGATGCACCAGGTCGTCGGCGGTGGACTTATGCTTGACCCGAAGAGCCTCGAAGGCGTTAGCAAGTACAAGGCGAACGACATCGAAAAAATTCTGATGATGGGCAACAAGTCCACATCGCTCGACGCTCCCGTCGGTGAAGACGGCGACATAACCCTCGGCGACACCATTGCAGCGACTGAATTCCGCACCGACGAACTCGCCGAGCAGCACAACCGCAACAAGCTTTTTGACAAGGCGATGGACAACAGCCTTTCTGAACAGGAAAAAGAAATCATCAAGCTCTATTTCGGCTTCAAGATGGATTCCGACCTGAACCTGAAGGAAATCGCCCCGATGGTAGGCCTCTCCAAGGAACGCACCCGCCAGCTCAAGGATTCCGCCCTTGAAAAGCTCCGCAACGAGCAGCTGACCCGCGTCCTGAACGACGCCGCCTAA
- a CDS encoding sensor histidine kinase: MKLFFSNLRMWLAELQEAQFDRGEREIATLIEDESIKHYPVPSYAVSILVWFFILIFPLILILDPTAPMANEFDLWNMVSFYVPLLATMIIFFVNLRILVPKLFFRKKYLAYFLCNALLLVIGIACREFVVFLMTKNPAETLSDFFAIYCFRAVRGHFSIWTAVSFFLILSFVCLICFAIVFASRSIMRAFVMREKRRTEMTYELTFLKQQLSPHFLFNTLNNITSLIRIDPDLAENSMTKLSQLLRMMLYQTSDQYISVKEDVEILEKYADLERLRLDESFDLKFEVNLENPQAQVVPLMMMPLMENAMKHCLNPDGKSFAHIYIEQKNGELYFRAENSNFPRKSKSKSSGLGLATFLKRLELMYKDRYTYTTKVENGVYISELKVKLEN; encoded by the coding sequence GTGAAACTCTTTTTTAGCAATCTGAGAATGTGGCTTGCCGAATTGCAGGAAGCTCAGTTTGATCGTGGCGAACGCGAGATTGCCACCCTGATCGAGGACGAAAGCATCAAGCATTATCCGGTGCCATCTTATGCGGTGTCGATTCTGGTCTGGTTTTTTATCCTGATCTTCCCGCTGATTTTGATTCTTGATCCGACGGCTCCCATGGCAAACGAGTTTGACTTGTGGAACATGGTGAGCTTCTATGTGCCGCTCCTTGCGACCATGATTATCTTTTTTGTGAACCTGCGCATCTTGGTTCCGAAACTTTTTTTCCGAAAAAAATACTTGGCTTATTTCTTGTGCAACGCCTTGCTTTTGGTCATTGGCATCGCCTGTAGGGAATTTGTCGTTTTCCTGATGACCAAAAATCCTGCCGAGACATTGTCGGACTTTTTTGCCATATATTGTTTCAGGGCTGTCCGGGGACATTTTTCGATTTGGACTGCAGTCAGTTTCTTCTTGATATTGAGTTTTGTATGCTTGATTTGCTTTGCTATTGTTTTTGCGAGCCGTTCGATCATGAGGGCTTTTGTGATGCGCGAAAAACGTCGTACCGAGATGACGTACGAACTTACTTTTTTAAAGCAGCAACTGAGCCCGCATTTTTTATTCAATACGCTGAACAACATCACAAGCCTGATTCGCATTGATCCGGACCTTGCTGAAAATAGCATGACGAAGCTTTCGCAGTTGCTTCGCATGATGCTTTACCAGACGTCTGACCAGTACATTTCGGTGAAAGAGGATGTGGAAATTCTTGAGAAATATGCGGACTTGGAAAGGTTGCGGTTAGACGAGTCCTTTGATTTGAAGTTCGAGGTGAACCTTGAAAATCCGCAGGCGCAGGTGGTGCCGCTGATGATGATGCCCCTGATGGAAAATGCAATGAAACATTGCCTGAATCCGGACGGCAAAAGTTTTGCGCATATCTATATCGAACAAAAGAACGGTGAACTTTATTTCAGGGCCGAAAACAGCAACTTCCCGCGGAAGAGTAAGTCCAAGTCGAGTGGACTCGGACTTGCCACATTCTTGAAGAGGCTGGAACTTATGTACAAGGACCGCTATACCTATACAACGAAGGTTGAAAACGGCGTATATATAAGTGAACTTAAGGTGAAACTAGAAAATTAA
- a CDS encoding biotin attachment protein has product MKKIKFQDTSFRDGFQSIFGARVFAKDFMPAVEAAVKAGITHFEAGGGARFQALYQNCGEDAFDMMDEFRRVVGPNIRLQTLARGINVVALAPQPRDMIKLHADMFKKHGMTRIRNFDALNDVNNLIYSGKCITDAGLEHEVVVTMMELPPGCDLNAAHNPEFYERILRNILDAGVPFASVCFKDASGTTNPTKVYETFKRARKLLGDKVELRIHSHDTCGTGVAQYKAAIEGGADGVDLGRKPLSGGTAQPDLFSMFHALKGTEYKLALGEDSIVDDHIPELMEANNVAVECLKDYNFPPEARQITTDVIFSPMPGGALTANTLMMRETKTFHLFPKVIENMSECVRRGGFASSVTPVSQFYFQQAYMNTLNQAAGRGTWFKMTEGYGKMLLGYQGKTPCEPDPELVKIAADQFNMKPFKEAYPGVQCAEEILEPGIPKAKALLEENGLPVTDETIFITGCLQTKAGNKGIEFLKGNRHIGVPKKDPNAAPAVDTKNMKAGAASTYRIALGNQSWDVQVQTLK; this is encoded by the coding sequence ATGAAAAAGATCAAGTTCCAGGACACCTCGTTCCGCGATGGTTTCCAATCTATTTTCGGTGCCCGTGTGTTCGCCAAGGACTTTATGCCCGCGGTCGAAGCAGCCGTGAAGGCTGGCATCACCCACTTTGAAGCTGGTGGCGGCGCCCGTTTCCAGGCCCTGTACCAGAACTGCGGCGAAGACGCTTTCGACATGATGGACGAATTCCGCCGCGTAGTCGGCCCGAACATCCGCCTGCAGACCCTTGCCCGCGGTATCAACGTGGTGGCCCTCGCTCCGCAGCCGCGCGACATGATCAAACTCCATGCCGACATGTTCAAGAAGCACGGCATGACCCGTATTCGTAACTTCGACGCCCTCAACGACGTGAACAACCTGATCTACTCCGGCAAGTGCATTACCGACGCCGGTCTGGAACACGAAGTCGTCGTGACCATGATGGAACTTCCTCCGGGATGCGACCTCAACGCCGCCCACAACCCGGAATTCTACGAACGCATCCTCCGCAACATCTTGGACGCAGGCGTTCCGTTCGCTTCCGTCTGCTTCAAGGACGCTTCCGGTACGACGAACCCGACCAAGGTTTATGAAACCTTCAAGCGCGCCCGTAAGCTCCTCGGCGATAAGGTGGAACTCCGCATTCACAGCCATGACACCTGCGGTACCGGTGTGGCCCAGTACAAGGCCGCTATCGAAGGTGGCGCTGATGGCGTCGACCTCGGTCGCAAGCCGCTTTCCGGCGGTACGGCTCAGCCCGACCTGTTCTCCATGTTCCACGCCCTCAAGGGTACGGAATACAAGCTCGCCCTCGGTGAAGACAGCATCGTCGACGATCACATTCCGGAACTCATGGAAGCCAACAACGTCGCCGTCGAATGCCTCAAGGACTACAACTTCCCGCCCGAAGCCCGTCAGATTACCACCGACGTGATCTTCAGCCCCATGCCGGGTGGCGCTCTTACCGCCAACACCCTCATGATGCGTGAAACCAAGACCTTCCACCTGTTCCCGAAGGTGATTGAGAACATGAGTGAATGCGTCCGCCGCGGTGGCTTTGCTTCTTCCGTGACGCCGGTTTCCCAGTTCTACTTCCAGCAGGCCTACATGAACACCCTGAACCAAGCCGCAGGCCGCGGTACGTGGTTCAAGATGACGGAAGGCTACGGCAAGATGCTCCTCGGTTACCAGGGCAAGACTCCTTGCGAACCGGATCCGGAGCTGGTGAAGATTGCTGCCGACCAGTTCAACATGAAGCCGTTCAAGGAAGCCTATCCGGGCGTCCAGTGCGCAGAAGAAATTCTCGAACCGGGCATTCCAAAGGCCAAGGCCCTCCTCGAAGAAAATGGTCTGCCGGTCACCGACGAAACCATCTTCATCACGGGCTGCCTCCAGACGAAGGCTGGCAACAAGGGTATCGAATTCCTCAAGGGCAACCGCCACATTGGCGTTCCCAAGAAGGACCCGAATGCTGCTCCGGCAGTGGACACCAAGAACATGAAGGCCGGCGCCGCAAGCACCTACCGCATCGCTCTTGGCAACCAGAGCTGGGACGTGCAGGTTCAGACCCTCAAGTAA
- a CDS encoding DUF1232 domain-containing protein — protein MTKDEDKIEEVEVHEIHREEVPVEDNSSNMKKALAVLLMLAALAYDASPVDFIPDIPIIGWIDDAGLTLAAGINLIQQFVGNQNASLVKLLKYAKWTFVSMVAIAVLLLGGLIALIVNLVAG, from the coding sequence ATGACAAAAGATGAAGACAAAATCGAGGAAGTGGAAGTTCACGAAATTCACCGGGAAGAAGTTCCTGTGGAAGATAATTCTTCGAACATGAAAAAGGCTTTGGCGGTGTTGCTGATGCTTGCTGCCTTGGCTTACGACGCCTCTCCGGTAGACTTCATTCCAGACATTCCCATCATAGGTTGGATTGATGATGCGGGCCTTACGCTCGCAGCAGGCATCAACCTGATTCAACAATTTGTCGGGAACCAGAACGCAAGCCTGGTTAAGCTCCTGAAATACGCCAAGTGGACCTTCGTCTCGATGGTCGCCATAGCCGTTTTGCTGCTAGGCGGTCTAATCGCCCTCATCGTGAATTTGGTCGCCGGATAA
- a CDS encoding nuclease-related domain-containing protein codes for MNHRYRTRIQGEGLQEKIRGIEFDIYEACMFPVFFVIMTIFLWLFCLDLKWIQFNAITASVFTVISIIISIRSYRKVKNLRKSLNNYRKGLEGERLVGEVLNKLSNDSCYVFHDIPGERFNVDHIIVSTRGVFAIETKHFDRSKCHEFSFDGNMVYRQMKDGSLFLCPKLLPQMDGEARFIQNEIENRTELKIPVIKVAVLVGCFIHTPAENEADKNMKKYFSKYWIVNEKLLPSMFLEEKEIYDDSVVKHIASHIKELVKIDIDQ; via the coding sequence ATGAATCACCGTTACCGCACAAGAATCCAAGGCGAAGGCCTACAAGAGAAAATTCGAGGTATCGAATTTGATATTTACGAAGCATGTATGTTTCCCGTTTTTTTCGTAATAATGACAATATTCTTATGGCTTTTTTGCCTAGATCTTAAATGGATTCAATTTAACGCTATAACAGCGAGTGTGTTCACCGTCATATCAATAATTATATCCATCCGCTCTTATCGAAAAGTCAAAAACTTACGAAAATCATTAAACAACTATCGCAAAGGACTTGAAGGAGAAAGACTTGTCGGTGAAGTACTAAACAAGTTAAGTAACGACTCTTGTTATGTTTTTCATGACATCCCCGGAGAGCGGTTTAATGTAGACCATATAATCGTAAGCACTCGTGGCGTTTTTGCCATTGAGACTAAACATTTTGACAGAAGCAAGTGCCACGAGTTTTCATTTGACGGGAACATGGTTTACCGCCAAATGAAAGATGGAAGCTTATTTCTTTGCCCAAAACTTTTGCCTCAAATGGACGGCGAAGCAAGATTCATTCAAAACGAAATCGAAAACAGAACTGAATTAAAAATTCCTGTTATAAAAGTCGCGGTCCTTGTGGGATGTTTTATACATACACCTGCAGAAAATGAAGCAGACAAAAACATGAAGAAATATTTTTCCAAATATTGGATAGTAAATGAGAAACTGTTACCATCGATGTTTTTAGAGGAAAAAGAAATTTACGACGATTCGGTTGTAAAACATATCGCAAGTCATATTAAAGAACTAGTTAAGATTGACATTGATCAATAA
- a CDS encoding PH domain-containing protein, with product MFLGTSMIQDYNRYKIKTENADWQGICEINGISFDSFGTRKELEALSSYLEPDEVVFALASGLMKQTITSNTFDGGLNTWLVVLTSERFLFMDAALLTSSIDTQSARLNKVQAISASQGFVFGKISIDLGSRLITIDNCTKESVKVMADLANKWLKELENGFTPPKENEDIANFKKSSKNNDKLVKPPLVETNKASRTSATLVTGFFGWFGLNDFIWGAWGAGATKCGLCAISFNLEKSGHYVLSAIAFSIICIWVFCDLANIYDGSYFKDKPSSAVSSGLTGFFSLLYLILLIGNIAETWTEYSDESIKDSGKLASIREIVDTYNQNEAAADRTFDGKRLTIAGVIRSVEKDFWGDYVVKFEGLGPFNILNLGNKVSEIELTFPKKESNKLLDARKGDLIAANCIGRGLSAGTYSADKCKVTTIRKKSEKKEVRPVQTVQNTITPNRQANQNQLARNQLQATPSIQDEKTKPGILIRESKSGKIVIQENKK from the coding sequence ATGTTTCTCGGTACATCTATGATACAAGATTACAATCGCTACAAAATCAAAACTGAAAATGCCGACTGGCAAGGTATTTGCGAAATAAACGGAATCAGCTTTGATTCGTTTGGAACCCGCAAAGAACTAGAAGCCTTATCTAGCTACCTTGAACCTGACGAGGTTGTTTTTGCGTTAGCATCTGGATTGATGAAACAAACCATCACGTCAAATACCTTTGATGGGGGATTAAACACATGGCTTGTTGTATTAACTTCTGAACGCTTTCTATTTATGGACGCAGCTTTACTCACCTCATCTATAGACACACAAAGCGCCCGTTTAAACAAAGTTCAAGCCATTTCGGCTTCACAAGGTTTCGTTTTTGGGAAAATATCCATTGACCTCGGCAGTCGTTTGATTACCATCGACAACTGTACAAAAGAATCTGTTAAAGTAATGGCCGATTTAGCTAACAAATGGCTAAAAGAACTTGAAAATGGATTTACCCCTCCAAAAGAAAATGAAGATATAGCCAATTTCAAGAAAAGCTCAAAAAACAACGACAAACTGGTCAAGCCTCCTTTAGTTGAAACAAATAAAGCAAGTAGAACATCAGCTACACTTGTTACTGGATTTTTCGGTTGGTTCGGATTAAACGATTTTATTTGGGGTGCATGGGGAGCTGGCGCTACAAAATGTGGTTTATGCGCAATTTCATTCAATCTAGAAAAAAGCGGTCACTATGTTTTATCAGCTATAGCCTTTTCAATAATTTGCATTTGGGTATTCTGCGATTTGGCCAACATATACGACGGCAGTTATTTCAAAGACAAACCTTCATCCGCTGTATCAAGCGGTTTAACAGGGTTCTTTTCACTACTATATCTTATTCTGTTGATTGGAAATATTGCGGAAACTTGGACGGAGTACAGTGATGAAAGTATAAAAGATTCTGGCAAACTAGCTAGCATTCGAGAAATCGTTGACACATATAATCAGAACGAAGCTGCTGCAGACAGAACCTTTGACGGCAAAAGATTAACCATTGCCGGAGTTATACGTTCTGTTGAAAAAGATTTTTGGGGAGATTACGTTGTAAAATTCGAGGGTCTCGGACCATTCAATATACTTAATTTAGGTAATAAGGTTTCTGAAATAGAATTAACATTCCCTAAGAAAGAATCCAACAAGCTGCTAGATGCACGAAAGGGGGATTTAATAGCAGCCAATTGTATCGGAAGAGGCCTTTCTGCCGGAACATATTCCGCCGACAAATGCAAAGTTACAACTATACGCAAAAAAAGTGAAAAAAAAGAAGTTCGGCCTGTACAAACTGTACAAAATACAATCACACCAAACAGACAAGCCAACCAAAATCAGTTAGCTAGAAATCAGCTCCAAGCCACGCCTTCCATCCAAGACGAAAAAACAAAACCGGGAATTCTCATTCGCGAAAGCAAATCCGGCAAAATTGTAATTCAGGAGAACAAAAAGTAA
- a CDS encoding DUF4823 domain-containing protein produces MNKLIFLIFAIALAMLTSGCTASYQHMTLNQPANVLYPQSRFLLVTPVNGMYGNTVYPSSGFEVIQALTKELQHYTNAIATIPVPVTIEQIYPQDLAQTDYVIIPQIQHWEDRATGWSFVPDRIEVRFDIYNNQRQLIDSYLINGRSAYIVWVSKQPNSLLPKPIRAMLKELFGKLK; encoded by the coding sequence ATGAACAAACTCATTTTCCTTATTTTCGCCATCGCGCTAGCCATGCTTACAAGCGGTTGCACGGCGTCTTACCAGCACATGACCCTGAACCAGCCCGCAAACGTGCTCTACCCGCAGTCTCGTTTTCTCTTGGTCACCCCGGTCAACGGTATGTACGGTAACACCGTCTATCCATCTTCGGGCTTCGAGGTCATCCAGGCGCTGACCAAGGAACTGCAGCACTACACGAACGCCATCGCGACCATCCCGGTCCCCGTGACTATTGAACAGATCTACCCCCAGGATCTGGCACAGACCGACTACGTGATCATCCCGCAAATTCAGCATTGGGAAGACCGTGCCACGGGCTGGTCCTTCGTCCCGGACCGTATCGAGGTTCGTTTCGACATCTACAATAACCAGCGTCAGCTAATCGACTCCTACCTCATCAACGGCAGGAGTGCCTATATCGTCTGGGTCAGCAAGCAGCCCAATTCGCTGCTTCCCAAGCCCATCCGCGCTATGCTGAAGGAACTTTTCGGCAAGCTTAAATAG
- a CDS encoding aspartoacylase produces the protein MSLINTIVVAGGTHGNERTGVRLVQKWMEHPECYNSLCSAKVDLVLANPDAVRLNRRYRDHDLNRAFSQTCLDVTVEPQQYEFRRAKELNALYGPKGAATKTDLLLDVHNTGSNMGYCLILSARDPFTMRASAVLTQEFKDAWIYYQPEERSASPYFGTVAKADVCIEIGPQQHGTLDAAIFEESERLVKRYLELAEEWNRGELQKRAPIKVEVYTQFKDLGYPKPQGGGAIQAMIHPDLMGRDYRELKDGDKLFRTFDGKDILYHGESPVYPIFISEPAYYEKDIAMSLTTKTVEQW, from the coding sequence ATGAGTTTGATAAATACCATAGTCGTTGCAGGTGGTACCCACGGTAACGAACGGACTGGCGTTCGCCTTGTCCAGAAATGGATGGAACACCCAGAGTGTTATAATTCGCTCTGTAGCGCCAAGGTGGATTTGGTGCTTGCTAACCCCGATGCGGTACGCTTGAATCGCCGCTATCGCGATCATGACTTGAATCGCGCTTTTTCGCAGACTTGCTTGGATGTGACGGTGGAGCCGCAGCAGTACGAGTTCCGTCGAGCCAAGGAACTGAATGCTTTGTATGGCCCGAAGGGGGCCGCCACCAAGACGGACCTGCTTCTGGATGTGCACAACACGGGCTCAAACATGGGCTACTGCCTGATTCTTTCGGCGCGCGACCCGTTTACGATGCGCGCCTCGGCGGTGCTGACGCAAGAATTCAAGGATGCTTGGATTTATTACCAGCCCGAAGAACGCTCCGCTTCGCCGTATTTTGGAACGGTGGCGAAGGCGGATGTGTGCATCGAAATTGGCCCGCAGCAGCATGGAACGCTGGATGCCGCGATTTTCGAGGAATCGGAACGCCTGGTGAAGCGCTATTTGGAACTTGCCGAGGAATGGAATCGCGGTGAATTGCAGAAAAGGGCGCCGATTAAGGTGGAAGTCTATACGCAGTTCAAGGATTTGGGTTACCCCAAGCCGCAGGGTGGTGGAGCGATCCAGGCGATGATTCATCCGGATTTGATGGGGCGCGATTATCGCGAACTCAAGGATGGCGACAAGTTGTTCCGTACATTTGACGGCAAGGATATTTTGTACCATGGCGAAAGTCCGGTGTATCCGATTTTCATTAGCGAGCCAGCGTATTACGAAAAGGATATCGCGATGAGCTTGACCACAAAAACTGTTGAACAATGGTAG